GGGTGAAGTATACGTCCCCGGGGACGCCTCGAACGCCGCGCAGTGGCTCCTCGAGCGCTACGAGGCGGACGGCCGCGAAGCGCTCTCGGAACTCAACGGCTCGTACGTCGCCGTGCTCGACTCCGCGGCCGCCGACGAAGCGATCGTCGCGACCGACGTGGTTCGTTCCCGGGAGTGTTTCTACACCGACGATCCCGGCGTTCGCCTCTTCGGAACCGACCCCGCCGAGGTTAGCCGTCCCATCACGGACCCGAGGCTCGATCGAAACGGCATCCTCGAGTTTCTGCATCTGGGCGTGACCCTCGGTGAGAAAACCGGTGTAGGCGAACTGAGCCGGCTCCCGATAGACAGCGCGCTGACGGTTGATTCAGTCGACTCGCTCGAGCGGTTCGTCTATCAGCCACAAGAGTTCGACTACGCGACCGAACTCGCGGAGCGTCTCGAGCGCGCGCTTCGACGGCGGTCGTCGCTCCCGGGGACCAAAGGGGTACTCCTCTCGGCAGGGTACGATTCGCGGATCATCCTCTCGCAGGTGTCCGACGTCGACCACAGCTATACGGTCGGCTCGCCGGACGCACAGGAGGTACAGGGCGCGAAGCGACTCGCCGACCAGTACGATGCGAGCCACACCGCGTTCCCGCCGGACGAGCGCTATCTCCGCGCAGACGAGTCGAAGATCCGGTACTCACAGGGGATCAAAGAATCGTTGCACATCCACCACGCGGGCTACACGGACGAGATGGAAGTCGACACGATGTACCACGGACTCCTCTGTGACACGTTCTTCCGGGGTCACTTCACCGCACAGGACAGCGTCGATGTCTTCGGTAAACGCGTCCCGATCTCCCGGCTCGACCCGGATCCGGACCCCATCGAGTCGCTGCTCGAAAAGTTCGGCTACAGCCGTGGGGCCAGTCTCGAACTCGCCGAGCGGACGTCGTTCGACGTGGACCCGGAGTCGTTCGTCAGGGAGGCGATCGACGCCGAGTTCGACGCAAGAGGTGATCGCGCGCGGACGGTACAGAACACGCTCACCTGCGTCGGTATCGCCAACCAGCCGTCGATTCCGTTCCACAACCACCTCTCGGATCAGTTCGTGACATCGTTTCTGGCGACCGACCGCGAACTCGTCGATTGGCACCTCCGGACACCACCGGAACACCGGACGACGGAGACGTTTCTCCAGGCGTGCAAACAGCTCGACGGCGACATCTTGCGACACAGGCCGCCTGACCGTCCGTACGATACGATGCTGTTCAACGAGATCGAGCGATTCGTCCGTCGGAAGACGCCGTTGCTCTCGTCGTTCCAGCCACCCTGGCCCGACCGGAGGACCCTCTTCGAACGCCACGACTTCGACCGGCAGCTGCTTGCCGACGCCGAGCACGTCCACGACCTCCCCGCCAGACACAAGCTTCGGCTGATCGATCTTCGCGGGTGGCTCGAGTGCTGGACCGGCTCGAGAGGCCGATCGATTCCGTGGCTGTCGCCACCGCAGTCGACGATCGGATGATGTGTGTACTGGTGATCGCCCGCCGTGGATACGGTTCGGCGAAATAGAACCCCGACGAAACCCGTCTAATGACGGGATAGATCTGTTGCAGCCGTCAAACCGAGACAATACTTATATGTCACGCAGTTTTAGCGCGAGATATGCGTCTGACGCCGCCTTGGTTTCGCTCCTCGTCGGAAGATCCTCCCGGAGAGGAATCCGACGGTGATCCCGACACCAGCGCCGGAGTGACGATCTATCACTCCCCGCCGAGCGATCTTTCAGAGGAGTCGTCCGTGTCCAGCAGACGAGCAGCGCACTTCGTTCCGGACTCCGACACCGCGCTGGTGGTCGAACTCGACGAGATGAGTACACCGGTGACCGTCGACGAGGTCGCCGATCAGCTGATCTCGCCCGCGGATCCGCCGGTCGAAACCTGGGCGGCCGTCCACGAACGGTTGCACCGGGATCGGCTTCCAGCACTCGACGCCTCGGGCGACATCGTGTTCGACGAGTCCCAGGGGGTCGTCGAGCGGCCGCCACGGGCTCGAGCTGGCACACAGAACGGTGTCGCGGTCGCCTCTTCGGCCGCCTCGAGAACGGCTCCGCTTACGCCTTCGCGTGTGTTTCTCGCGGTTCTTTCACTCGCGCTGCTGAGCGCGGCTATTTTCGTCGTGATAACAGTTGTCGTCTAACAGGTACACCACGGCTATTTTCGTCGTGATAACAGTTGTCGTCTAACAGGTACACCACGGCGATTAGCCGTTACCGGTTGATGAGTCGGCTAACGGTCAACACCGAAAAGAGGAGCAGAATCAACGCGCTCAACGCGATCCCCGAGAGGAACGAAGTGAACGGCAACTCGACGACGGCACCGACCAGAAGGACGTAACAGAGGACCGTCGCGCCGATGTAGTAGTCGTCCCAGTTTTCGTCGGTCGCCTGCTCGGCCTCTGACTCGTCGCTCGGCTCGATCTGAAGGTACTGATCGACCTGTTCTGCGAGCGGCTTGCGTTCGACGATGCCGCGGTTTTTCTGGTAGTCGATAATACCCGCCTCGTCGAGTTTCGACA
Above is a window of Natronorubrum tibetense GA33 DNA encoding:
- a CDS encoding asparagine synthetase B family protein, producing the protein MNRELFGVFGSIETFDRFRSSDEFDEVLAGSTITVGIRDSDLGTHGWSARYAGDDGYCVIWGEVYVPGDASNAAQWLLERYEADGREALSELNGSYVAVLDSAAADEAIVATDVVRSRECFYTDDPGVRLFGTDPAEVSRPITDPRLDRNGILEFLHLGVTLGEKTGVGELSRLPIDSALTVDSVDSLERFVYQPQEFDYATELAERLERALRRRSSLPGTKGVLLSAGYDSRIILSQVSDVDHSYTVGSPDAQEVQGAKRLADQYDASHTAFPPDERYLRADESKIRYSQGIKESLHIHHAGYTDEMEVDTMYHGLLCDTFFRGHFTAQDSVDVFGKRVPISRLDPDPDPIESLLEKFGYSRGASLELAERTSFDVDPESFVREAIDAEFDARGDRARTVQNTLTCVGIANQPSIPFHNHLSDQFVTSFLATDRELVDWHLRTPPEHRTTETFLQACKQLDGDILRHRPPDRPYDTMLFNEIERFVRRKTPLLSSFQPPWPDRRTLFERHDFDRQLLADAEHVHDLPARHKLRLIDLRGWLECWTGSRGRSIPWLSPPQSTIG